One window from the genome of Methanoculleus sp. 7T encodes:
- a CDS encoding diacylglycerol/polyprenol kinase family protein produces MSETFRQVVHLLMGLLSAAIILRLDDRGAFIFLSAALAAMFLLCDAFTRGYDVPVLSEVLDEAERRGKVPLKGGIAYAVGALFCLAVFGREYTAAGLVTLGVLDSISTLAGLRFARHTLRGKKSLEGTLAGAAAAALALVILVPWWAAAVVAGVAGIVEAYSPLDDNVAVQVGACLTLAVVEAIAAGL; encoded by the coding sequence ATGAGCGAGACGTTCCGCCAGGTGGTCCACCTGCTCATGGGGCTCCTCAGCGCGGCGATCATCCTCCGTCTGGACGACCGTGGTGCCTTTATATTCCTGAGCGCCGCGCTCGCCGCCATGTTCCTCCTCTGCGACGCCTTCACCCGCGGCTACGACGTCCCGGTCCTCTCCGAGGTCTTGGATGAGGCCGAGCGCCGGGGGAAGGTGCCGCTCAAAGGCGGTATCGCCTACGCCGTCGGAGCGCTCTTCTGCCTCGCGGTCTTCGGGCGGGAGTATACCGCGGCCGGCCTCGTCACGCTCGGCGTGCTCGACAGCATCTCAACGCTCGCCGGACTGCGCTTTGCGCGGCATACCCTACGGGGCAAGAAATCCCTTGAGGGGACGCTGGCCGGAGCGGCCGCTGCCGCTCTCGCGCTCGTCATCCTTGTCCCCTGGTGGGCGGCCGCGGTTGTTGCGGGCGTCGCCGGCATCGTGGAGGCCTACTCCCCGCTCGACGACAACGTGGCCGTCCAGGTCGGTGCCTGTCTGACCCTGGCGGTCGTGGAGGCTATTGCGGCGGGGTTATGA